The Streptomyces nigra genome includes the window GGAACACGACGCCGGCGTCCGCGCCGGAGTCGACGTTCGCCCGGATCGTGGTCGAGCCGCCGAGGGCGAGCTTGCGTTCGGTGGCGGCGACGGACTTCCAGTCCGGGTAGCTCTCGTAGCCGCCGGTCGACCGGGGCTTGAGCTGGACGGGCGGCTCGCGGTCGATGCCGTTGTCCTCGCCCCGCAGATACCGGTCGAACCAGCGCTCGGTGTCCTTCCAGACGTCGTTGGGAAGGCCGAGCAGGCCGGTGATCTCGGGGGTGGCGTGGTCGCCGGGGCGCATCTCCAGGCGCTTGGGGCCGGTCAGCTTCTCGTAGAAGTCCGCGTACTGGTTGGGCGGGAAGACGGTGTCGCCCCAGGCGTTGGCCAGCATGACGGCGGCGCCGCTGTCGTTCAGGCGGTCCACATAGGTCCCGGCTGAACGTTTCTTCCCCCAGTCGATCAGATCCTGCTCCCGCGACAGATCGGAGGCGTAGAAGTCGCGGAAGATGCTCTTCAGTTCCTCGCTCTGGCGTCCGGTGATCCGGCCCGCGCCGTCCAGCAGCGCCCCCGCCTGGACGTGCTGGGTGCGCCCCGAATAGATCGAGCCGATCAGATCGGCCCAGCCGCTGAGCGCGGCGACCGCCCGGACGCGCTTGTCGTGCGCGGCGGCGAGCAGGCTGATCCCGGCGCCGTAGGACACGCCCGCCATGCCGATGTGCCGAGGGTCGGCCGGGGTGTTGGCCAGGGCCCAGTCGATGACCTTGGAGGCGTCGGCTATGTCCGGTGGACCGGCCACTTCTATCTCGCCGCCGGACTGCCAGAAGCCGCGCACGTTGTAACTGACCACGACATAGCCCGAGTCCGCGAGCTTCTGCGCCTGCGCGGCGTACTGGACCTGGGGCAGGCCCCAGCTCGTGGGCAGGACGAGCAGCGGGTGGCGGTCTCCGGCGCGGGCGCCGGACGGGGTGACGACGTTGGCCTTGAGCGTGACGCCGCCGTCGCCGGCGATGTCGACGAACCGGATGCCGTGCGGGGCCGCCTGGGCCGCCGGGGCGGACCCGAGGACGCCACCGGCGACCAGGGTCGCGGCGACGATGCCCACGGCGGTCGTGCGCGGGGTGGTGCGTTGGGTTCCCACGGGTCACTCCTCACTCGTGCCAGTGCAAAGTGACCCGACGGTAACCGCGGCCGTTTACCGTAAGTAACCCGTCGGTAAGTTACGTGCCAGTAACGATTAATGGAATGTGACGTACCTCAGGAGGCGCGGTGACTACCGCGCGCAGGCGCGGGCGCGGGCAGAGCGGTCTGCGCGGCCCGGGTGACGTCCGCGACCAGCTCCACCACGTCCGGGCCGTACGCCTGCGAGTTGACTATCTTCAGCAGCAGCACGAACGAGCCCGTGCCGTGCTTGCGGGACAACCGCTCGTGATTGCGGGCGAGATAGCGGGTGGCCGCCTGGTTGGTGATCGCGGTCTGCCCGCAGAAGAGGAAGACCGGCCGCGGCCCCTGGCTCTCACCCACGGTGAGCCGGGCCAGCAGCGCGTACTCCTCCTTGCCGACCTCCACCTGGTAGCGCTCGGAGCCGATCTGGAACGACCCGCGCTCCGGCCCGGGTTCGGAGTCCGTGTTCACCCGCACCCCCGGCAGCAGCGAGGCCAGATGCGCGGCCATACGGCGGTTGGAGGCGGGCCCACCGACGCAGAACTCGGTGCGTTCGCCGAAGCCCTGGCGTGCCGCGTCGTGCGGGATGATCTGCGCGTGGGCGTGGCAGTCCTTGATGAGCGCGGCCAGCTCCAGCAGGGCGAACACGTCGTAGCGCATCACCGTCAGTTCGGGCCCGCCCGCCCCGCGGTTGACCACGAGGAGCGACTCCGCGTTCTCGGGCAGCCCGAAGAACGCCTGCTTGCGGCGGAGTTTGCGCCGCCACAGATAGGTGCGGGCCAGCCAGCCGAGCGCGGCGCTGATACCGGCCGCGACCACACCCAGGACGATGTTGCGCACGTCGTCATTCATGGGCGCGCATGGTAGCGGGCCGACGCGCCTGGTACGTACCCGTGTTCGACGCATGGCGTTCGCGTGAAGCGTGCCGGACGCGGTCTGTCGGGACCCCGGGGATGCGGTTACGCTGCGCGGACGGTTCTGACTGGAGGTGCGGATGCGTCGCCCTGTCGCACGGAAACTGTCGGTCCTGGCGGTCTCGGCCGCCGTGCTGTCGGTGGGAGCCGCGGCTCCGCCCGGCGGCGGCGCCGCGCGGCCCGTGGAGAAGGTGCCCGTGGCCGCCGGATACGGGGGAGCGGTGTCCAGCGTCGACCCGGACGCCACCGCCGCCGGTATCGAGATCCTGCGCAAGGGCGGCAACGCGGTCGACGCGGCCGTCGCCACCGCCGCCGCGCTCGGTGTCACCGAGCCGTACTCGGCCGGCATCGGCGGAGGCGGCTACTTCGTCCTCTACGACGCCAAGTCCCGTTCCGTGCGCACCCTGGACGGCCGGGAGACCGCGCCGCTCAGCGCCGACTCGGGGCTGTTCGTGGAGAACGGCTCCGCGATCCCCTTCGCCGAGGCCGTCAGCAGCGGACTGAGTGTCGGCACCCCCGGCACGGCCGCCACCTGGCAGAAGGCGCTGGACGCCTGGGGCAGCGAGCGGCTCGGCACGGTGCTGAAGCCGGCCGAGCGACTGGCCCGCGACGGCTTCACCGTCGACGAGACGTTCCGTTCGCAGACCGCCGCCAACGAGACCCGGTTCCGCTACTTCCCGGACACCGCGAAGCTGTTCCTGCCGAACGGCCGGCTGCCCGTCGTCGGCTCCACCTTCAAGAACCCCGATCTCGCCCGCACCTACGCCGAGCTGGCCCGCAAGGGCGTCGGCGAGCTGTACCGCGGCGACCTCGCGCGGGACATCGTGCGGACGGTGAACACACCGCCTGTGGACGCCCGTTCCGGCTGGAACGCCCGGCCCGGCGACCTCACCGCCAAGGACCTCGCGCGCTACCGCGTCCGGGCGCAGGCGCCGTCGAAGGCCACCTACCGCGGGCTCGGCGTCTACTCCATGGCGCCGTCCTCCTCGGGCGGCACGACCGTCGGCGAGGCCCTCAACATCCTGGAGAACACCGACCTCTCCCGGGCGAGCGACACCCGCTATCTGCACCGGTTCATCGAGGCCAGCCGGGTCGCCTTCGCCGACCGGGGGCGCTGGGTCGGCGACCCCGCCTTCGAGGACGTACCGACGAAGGAGCTGCTGTCCCAGCGGTACGCCGACTCGCGGGCCTGCCTCATCAAGGACGACGCGGTGCTGACCAGCCCCGTCGCCCCCGGCGACCCCCGCCACCCGGCCGCCTGCGACGCGCGCGGCACGGCGGCCCCCACCACCTACGAGGGCGACAGCACCACCCATCTCACCGTGGCCGACCAGTGGGGCAACGTCGTCTCCTACACGCTGACCATCGAGCAGACCGGCGGCAGCGGCATCACGGTGCCCAAACGCGGTTTCCTGCTCAACAACGAGCTGACCGACTTCTCCTTCACCCCGGCCAGCCCCGCCGTCCACGACCCGAACCTGCCCGGCCCGGGCAAGCGGCCCCGGTCGTCCATGTCCCCGACGATCGTCCTGGACCGGCACGGAAAGCCGGTCGTCGCGGTCGGATCGCCCGGCGGCGCGACCATCATCACCACCGTGCTGCAGACGCTCACCGGCTTCCTTGACCGGGGGCTGCCGCTCGTCGACGCGATCGCCGCGCCGCGCGCCAGCCAGCGCAACGCGGCCACCACCGAACTCGAACCGGGCCTGTACGACAGCCCGTTGCGGGCGCGTCTGGAGGCGATCGGGCACGGCTTCCGGCTCAACCCGGAGATCGGCGCCGCCACCGGCGTACAGCGGCTGCCGGACGGCCGGTGGCTGGCCGCCGCCGAGAAGGTCCGGCGCGGCGGGGGCTCCGCGATGGTGGTGCGTCCGGCGCGCTGACGCCGGGCGCGACGCACCACCGGGGCGCGACGCTCACAACTCGGGGGCGGGCGGCAGCTCTTCCGTACGGAAGGCGAGCCGTCCGTCCTCCACGTCCACGGTGACCCGGCCGCCCTCGCCGACCCGGCCGTCCAGGAGCAGCCGGGAGAGCTGGTTGTCGACCTCCCGCTGGATGGTGCGGCGCAGCGGGCGGGCGCCGTACTCGGGCTGGTAGCCGCGCTCGGACAGCCAGTCCACGGCCGCGTCGGTGAAGTCGACCTCGACGCCCTGGGCGTTCAGCATCCGGCGGGTCTTGTCCAGCATCAGGTTGGTGATGCTCTTCAGCTGCTCGGTGGTGAGCTGGCGGAAGACGACGATCTCGTCGATCCGGTTGAGGAACTCGGGCCGGAACTGCTGGCGCAGCGGGCGCAGGATGCGCTCGGTGCGGGCGTCCTCGTCGGCCTGCCCGTCGCCCGAGCCGAAGCCGATGCCGGTGCCGCCCCTGCTGATCGCCTCCGAGCCGAGGTTGCTGGTCATCACGATGACCGCGTTGGTGAAGTCCACCGTGCGGCCCTGCGAGTCGGTGAGCCGGCCGTCGTCCAGCACCTGGAGCAGGATGTTGAAGACGTCCGGGTGGGCCTTCTCGATCTCGTCGAGCAGCAGCAGCGAGTACGGGTGCCGCCGCACCACCTCGGTGAGCTGTCCGGCCTCCTCGTGCCCGACGTATCCGGGCGGGGCGCCGATCAGCCGGCTGACGGTGTGCCGCTCCTGGTACTCGCTCATGTCGAGGCGGACCATGCGGTCCTCGCTGCCGAACAGCGCCTCGGCGAGCGCCCGGGCCAGCTCGGTCTTGCCGACGCCCGTCGGGCCGAGGAACAGGAAGCTGCCGATCGGCCGGTCGGGGCTGGCGAGTCCGGCCCGTGAGCGCAGCACCGCGTCGGAGACCACGCGCACCGCCTCGTCCTGGCCGACCACCCGCTGGTGCAGATGCTCCTCCAGGCCGAGCAGCCGGTCCTTCTCCTCCTCGGTGAGACTGCTCACCGGGATGCCGGTCTGCCGGGACACGACCTCGGCGATGTTCTCCGGGGTGACCGTCAGATGCATGCCCTCGTCGACCTCGGCGTCGCCGCCGGCGTCCGCGATGCGCTGCTTCACCTCGACGATACGGTCCCGCAGATGGGTCGCCTGCTCGTACTGCTCGTCGGCGACGGCCTGGTCCTTGTCCCAGGTCAGCTGCTCGACCTCGCGCTCCATGGCCCGTACGTCCGTGCCCTTGGTCCGCGAGCGGAGCCGGACCCGGGCGCCGGCCTGGTCGATCAGGTCGATCGCCTTGTCGGGCAGTCTGCGGTCGGTGAGATACCGGTCGGACAGCTCCACGGCGGCGACGAGCGCCTCGTCGCTGTAGCGGACCTGGTGGTGCGCCTCGTAGCGGTCGCGCAGGCCGCGCAGGATCTCGATGGCGTCGGCCGTGGTGGGCTCGGGCACGAGGATGGGCTGGAAGCGGCGGGAGAGCGCCGCGTCCTTCTCGATCCTGCGGTACTCCTCCAGCGTGGTGGCGCCGACGATGTGCAGCTCGCCGCGGGCCAGTGCGGGCTTGAGGATGTTGCCCGCGTCCATGGCGCCGCCCTCGCCGCCGCCCCCGGCGCCGACGACGGTGTGCAGCTCGTCGATGAACACGATCAGCCGGTCGGAGTTGGCGCGGATCTCGTCCACGATGGTGGTGAGGCGCTCCTCGAAGTCGCCCCGGTAGCGGGTGCCCGCCACCACACCGGTCAGGTCCAGGGCGATGACCCGGCGGCCGTTGAGCACGTCCGGGACGTCCCCGTCGGTGATCCGCTGCGCCAGGCCCTCCACGATCGCTGTCTTGCCGACACCGGCGTCGCCGATGAGCACCGGGTTGTTCTTGCCGCGCCGCGAGAGCACCTCCACGGTCTGCTCGATCTCCTCGTCACGGCCGATGACCGGGTCGATCCGGCCCTGCCGGGCGAGGTCGGTCAGATCACGGCCGTACTTGTCGAGGGTGGGCGTCCCGGTGTCGACGCGCGGCCGCTGGTCGGGCCCGGGCCGGGGCGGAGCCGCCTCCGGGGAGTCGGGGGACATCCGGCCGGACGGCGCGAAACGGGCCTCGTTGAGGATGTGCCCGGCGGCCGAGTCGGGGTTCGCGGCGAGCGCGCTGAGGACGTGCTCCGGGCCGATGTAGCCGTGGCCGCGGGTGCGGGCCAGATCGTGCGCGTCCAGCAGCGCCCGCTTGGCGGCCGGGGTGAGGGAGAGCGACGTGGGCGGCGGGGTCTCGCCCGGCGGATGCTGGACGGGGCCCGAGCGCTCGTCGATCTCGGTGGCGAGGGAGTCGGGGTCCGCGCCCGCCCGGCTGAGCAGACTCCGGGTCGGCTCGGCGGACAGGGCGGCCCGCAGCAGGTGCTGGGTGTCCAGGTCCCGGCTGCCGTGCTCGGCCGCGTACTGGGCGGCGCCCCTCACCAGCTCCCTGGCCGGCTGGCTGAGCAGCCGTCCGATGTCGATCTGGCGGGGGCCTGGGCGCGGTCCGCCGAAGAAGCGGGCGAGGAATTCTCCGAAGGGGTCGTAGTCGTCCGGACCACTGAAGCCACTGGTCATGGGCGTTCCCATCCGGCGTCCCTGCGCGGGCAGGGTCGCCCTCGCTGATCGACTGCCGGGTAACCCCGGCGGGCGCCGGTTACACCTGGCCGCGTTCGTAGAACACCTTCGCACGATCGATGGGCCGGGGCACCTCAGGCGGAGCGCCCGAGGTGCCCCGCCGGTGGGGGCCGAGGTCAGCGTGCCGTGAGGATGCGCGGGCCGTCGTCGGTGATCGCGACGGTGTGCTCCGCGTGAGCGGCGCGGGACCCGTCGTTCGTGCGCAGGGTCCAGCCGTCGGGGGCCGCGTGATAGCCGTCCTGGCCGCTCGCGGTGACCATCGGCTCGATGGCGAGGACCAGTCCGTGCCGCAGCCGCATGCCCCGGCCCGGCCGGCCCTCGTTCGGCACGCCCGGGTCCTCGTGCATCCGGCGGCCGATGCCGTGCCCGCCGAAGCCGTCCGGGACGCCGTACCCGGCCGAGCGGCAGACCGAGCCGATGGCGTGCGCGATGTCGCCGATGCGGTTGCCGACGACGGCCGCCTCGATGCCCGCCGCCAGCGCCCGCTCCACCGTCTCGATCAGCCGGATGTCGGCCGGGCGCGGGGTGCCGACGATGAAGCTGATGGCCGAGTCGCCCGCCCAGCCGCCCAGCTGGGCGCCGCAGTCGATGGAGACCAGGTCGCCGTCGCGCAGCCGGTAGCCGTCCGGGATGCCGTGCACGATCGCGTCGTTGACCGAGGCGCAGACGACCGCGGGGAAGGGCACGGGGGCGAAGGAGGGGCGGTACCCCAGGAAGGGCGAGGTCGCGCCCGCCTCGCGCAGCACCCCGCGGGCCACCTCGTCCAGTTCCAGCAGGGACACGCCCACGTCGGCGGCCTCGCGCACCGCGGTGAGGGCGCGGCCCACCACCTGTCCCGTCACCCGCATCGCTTCGATCGACGTGTCCGTCTTCAGTTCCACCATGCCAATTACTATACCGGTATTTGAATGGGCCCCGACCGGAGTGGGTGGCGGGGAGCGGTATTAGAATGGGCGCCATGGTGCGCACCCCCCTGACCCCCGAAGAGCGCGAACGTGGCGAGCGGCTCGGCCGATTGCTGCGCGAGGCGCGCGGCGGCCGGAGCATGCCGGAGGTCGCGGCGCGCGCCGGCGTCTCGGCCGAGACCCTGCGGAAGATCGAGACGGGACGCGCCCCCACCCCCGCCTTCTTCACCGTGGCCGCGCTGGCGTCCGCCCTCGGGCTCTCCATGGACGAGCTGATCGGCCGGTGCGCACAGGAGGACGGCGCCGGCGCCGAGGCCGCCGCCTGACGATCGTCACCTTCCGGCAGGGAGAGCGCACTCTGCGTTCCGCCGGAAAACTCCCCGTAGCGCGTTCGTAACACGGCTGGTGTTGCCTGACGGACCGGAGTGTTCCGGTCTGGCGGGGAGTCGGTCGATGTCGGTGGAACAACTCCCGTCTCGGGTACGGGAGTTCGCGAACTACTTGGACGGCCTGCTGGCGCGCCTCGACCAGGGCGGCGGCTGGTGCGGGGTGTTCTGGGAACGCGACCCGGAGGGCATGCGCGCCTGCCTCGACGGACGCGAGGTGCCGCCCTGGGACGTGGTGGAGTCCCTGCTGAGCGACCTCGCCGCCCGCTACGGCACGGTCGACACGGCCGCCTACACCGAGCACGCCCGCGCACTGCACGCCGCCGCCGTCGCCGCCCACGACGCCCGCCCCGGCGGACGCGACGCCCTCGGGGACCGCCTCGACGTCATGCTCCGCGAGCAGCGCTACGCCGCCGACCGCCGGACGGCCCTCGAACACGCCCTCGCCTGCGCGGCCACCCGCGCCGAGGCCGACGCCCTGCGCCTCGACCTCGCCTGGGCCCGCGACGACCACACCCGCGCGAGCGCCCGCTGCGAGGAACTGCGGCTGCGCATGGCGGCCCTGGACCCCCGGGAACCGGAAACGCCGGTGTCGGGGCGGGCGGGTGAGGTCCGGCACCTGGACGTCCCCTCCGAGACCCCCGCCCCCAAGCCCCGTAAACGCCGCCGGGGCGGAGCCCGGTTCGCCGGGGCCGTCGAGGAGGACACCGGCCCCGTCGCCGTACCGCCCGTCGTCGAGGAACCGATGCCCGCCCCGGTCGTCAGCGGGCGGGCATCCCCGCGCGGGGCCCGGTTCGCCGGGGTCGCCGACGACCCGGCCGAAGTTGGGCAGCCGGACACCGCGCGGCCGGACGCCGCCGACCGGGAGGAGGTCCTCGCGACGGTCGAGGCACTGCGGCGGCTGCGCGGCGCCGGGCGCACCGGCGAGGCGCACGCCCTGCTCGTGGAGATCGCGTACTGGCCCGCCGTCCGCTTCCCGCTGCTCGCCGAGGAGATGCGGCAGGCCGGGCTCGCCGCGGACTGGGCGACCCTGCTGTGGGAGGCGGCCTCCCTGCCCGCCGAGCGCCTCGTGGCCGCCGCCGACGCGCTGGCGGCGGCCGGCCACACCGGGGACGGGGAGCGCATCCTGCGGGAGGGCGTGGTGCGGCCCGCGCCGGAGATAGGGCGGGCCGTGACCGGCCTGGCCGGCGAGGGACGGCACCGGGAGGCGCGGGCCCTGCTCGACGCGTACGTCCGCGTCCGCACCCCGGAGGAGGCCGCCCGCAGCGCGGCCGCCGACCCCGGCACACTCGTGCCGCTGCTGCTGGAGGCCGCCCGTGGCGTCTCCGACGAACGGCACTGGGACCTGGTGCACGCCCTCAGGGTCGCCGGTTACACGGCCTGATCGTGCGCGGGACCCCGCCCGTCACATCCCTCCCA containing:
- a CDS encoding CocE/NonD family hydrolase, which codes for MGTQRTTPRTTAVGIVAATLVAGGVLGSAPAAQAAPHGIRFVDIAGDGGVTLKANVVTPSGARAGDRHPLLVLPTSWGLPQVQYAAQAQKLADSGYVVVSYNVRGFWQSGGEIEVAGPPDIADASKVIDWALANTPADPRHIGMAGVSYGAGISLLAAAHDKRVRAVAALSGWADLIGSIYSGRTQHVQAGALLDGAGRITGRQSEELKSIFRDFYASDLSREQDLIDWGKKRSAGTYVDRLNDSGAAVMLANAWGDTVFPPNQYADFYEKLTGPKRLEMRPGDHATPEITGLLGLPNDVWKDTERWFDRYLRGEDNGIDREPPVQLKPRSTGGYESYPDWKSVAATERKLALGGSTTIRANVDSGADAGVVFLSSILDQVAHVPPMASIPLLPRRWTAVWQSGKYPAAQHIRGTAKLHTTVTPTEESGTLVAYLYDVGPLGIGKLVTNAPYTFHGRTPGQPFGLDLELYSTAWDVPAGHRLALVVDTVDPLYIEHNPSGARLTFSSPADDPSYVSIPLREQ
- the ggt gene encoding gamma-glutamyltransferase, whose translation is MRRPVARKLSVLAVSAAVLSVGAAAPPGGGAARPVEKVPVAAGYGGAVSSVDPDATAAGIEILRKGGNAVDAAVATAAALGVTEPYSAGIGGGGYFVLYDAKSRSVRTLDGRETAPLSADSGLFVENGSAIPFAEAVSSGLSVGTPGTAATWQKALDAWGSERLGTVLKPAERLARDGFTVDETFRSQTAANETRFRYFPDTAKLFLPNGRLPVVGSTFKNPDLARTYAELARKGVGELYRGDLARDIVRTVNTPPVDARSGWNARPGDLTAKDLARYRVRAQAPSKATYRGLGVYSMAPSSSGGTTVGEALNILENTDLSRASDTRYLHRFIEASRVAFADRGRWVGDPAFEDVPTKELLSQRYADSRACLIKDDAVLTSPVAPGDPRHPAACDARGTAAPTTYEGDSTTHLTVADQWGNVVSYTLTIEQTGGSGITVPKRGFLLNNELTDFSFTPASPAVHDPNLPGPGKRPRSSMSPTIVLDRHGKPVVAVGSPGGATIITTVLQTLTGFLDRGLPLVDAIAAPRASQRNAATTELEPGLYDSPLRARLEAIGHGFRLNPEIGAATGVQRLPDGRWLAAAEKVRRGGGSAMVVRPAR
- a CDS encoding ATP-dependent Clp protease ATP-binding subunit codes for the protein MTSGFSGPDDYDPFGEFLARFFGGPRPGPRQIDIGRLLSQPARELVRGAAQYAAEHGSRDLDTQHLLRAALSAEPTRSLLSRAGADPDSLATEIDERSGPVQHPPGETPPPTSLSLTPAAKRALLDAHDLARTRGHGYIGPEHVLSALAANPDSAAGHILNEARFAPSGRMSPDSPEAAPPRPGPDQRPRVDTGTPTLDKYGRDLTDLARQGRIDPVIGRDEEIEQTVEVLSRRGKNNPVLIGDAGVGKTAIVEGLAQRITDGDVPDVLNGRRVIALDLTGVVAGTRYRGDFEERLTTIVDEIRANSDRLIVFIDELHTVVGAGGGGEGGAMDAGNILKPALARGELHIVGATTLEEYRRIEKDAALSRRFQPILVPEPTTADAIEILRGLRDRYEAHHQVRYSDEALVAAVELSDRYLTDRRLPDKAIDLIDQAGARVRLRSRTKGTDVRAMEREVEQLTWDKDQAVADEQYEQATHLRDRIVEVKQRIADAGGDAEVDEGMHLTVTPENIAEVVSRQTGIPVSSLTEEEKDRLLGLEEHLHQRVVGQDEAVRVVSDAVLRSRAGLASPDRPIGSFLFLGPTGVGKTELARALAEALFGSEDRMVRLDMSEYQERHTVSRLIGAPPGYVGHEEAGQLTEVVRRHPYSLLLLDEIEKAHPDVFNILLQVLDDGRLTDSQGRTVDFTNAVIVMTSNLGSEAISRGGTGIGFGSGDGQADEDARTERILRPLRQQFRPEFLNRIDEIVVFRQLTTEQLKSITNLMLDKTRRMLNAQGVEVDFTDAAVDWLSERGYQPEYGARPLRRTIQREVDNQLSRLLLDGRVGEGGRVTVDVEDGRLAFRTEELPPAPEL
- the map gene encoding type I methionyl aminopeptidase → MVELKTDTSIEAMRVTGQVVGRALTAVREAADVGVSLLELDEVARGVLREAGATSPFLGYRPSFAPVPFPAVVCASVNDAIVHGIPDGYRLRDGDLVSIDCGAQLGGWAGDSAISFIVGTPRPADIRLIETVERALAAGIEAAVVGNRIGDIAHAIGSVCRSAGYGVPDGFGGHGIGRRMHEDPGVPNEGRPGRGMRLRHGLVLAIEPMVTASGQDGYHAAPDGWTLRTNDGSRAAHAEHTVAITDDGPRILTAR
- a CDS encoding helix-turn-helix domain-containing protein is translated as MVRTPLTPEERERGERLGRLLREARGGRSMPEVAARAGVSAETLRKIETGRAPTPAFFTVAALASALGLSMDELIGRCAQEDGAGAEAAA